A single region of the Mannheimia bovis genome encodes:
- the thiQ gene encoding thiamine ABC transporter ATP-binding protein, with the protein MIELDLYFTYEQMKMHFQLSAHKGERIAVVGESGAGKSTLLNLIAGFEKAEKGELFLNKENHTHTEVAQRPVSMLFQDNNIFPHLTVEQNIGLALVPSLLLNTEQKLHVKQIAGQMGIEEFLNRQADQLSGGQKQRVALARTLLRDKPILLLDEPFSALDPKRREELQQIVLDICQHRNLTLLMVTHQLEESLFLFNRVITVSDGKIVSDLSPL; encoded by the coding sequence ATGATCGAACTTGATCTTTACTTTACTTATGAACAGATGAAAATGCACTTTCAACTTTCCGCTCATAAAGGTGAACGCATTGCAGTTGTTGGCGAAAGTGGTGCTGGCAAAAGTACGCTACTCAATTTAATTGCCGGATTTGAAAAAGCCGAAAAAGGCGAATTATTTCTAAATAAAGAAAATCATACCCATACCGAAGTGGCACAACGCCCTGTTTCTATGTTATTCCAAGACAACAATATTTTCCCGCATTTAACGGTAGAACAAAATATTGGGTTAGCCCTTGTGCCGAGCTTATTGCTCAATACAGAGCAAAAATTACACGTTAAACAGATTGCCGGTCAAATGGGGATTGAGGAATTTTTAAACCGACAAGCCGATCAGCTTTCAGGCGGACAAAAGCAACGTGTTGCACTTGCTCGCACACTCTTGCGTGATAAACCGATTTTACTGCTGGACGAACCCTTTTCCGCTCTCGATCCCAAGCGTAGAGAAGAATTACAGCAAATCGTGCTGGATATTTGCCAACATCGTAATCTGACACTTTTAATGGTAACGCACCAGTTAGAAGAAAGTTTGTTTTTGTTTAATCGGGTGATTACAGTTTCAGACGGGAAGATTGTTTCTGATCTCTCCCCTCTTTGA
- the tatA gene encoding twin-arginine translocase TatA/TatE family subunit — MGGISIWQLLIVVAIIVLLFGTKKLRTLGSDLGESVKGFKKAMSDEKKDAGFENVEKVEVVEVKERVSTEQQTVVKDKDKEQV; from the coding sequence ATGGGCGGTATTAGTATTTGGCAGCTTTTGATTGTGGTTGCAATTATTGTGTTACTTTTCGGTACAAAGAAATTGCGTACTTTAGGTTCTGACTTAGGCGAATCAGTGAAAGGCTTCAAAAAAGCAATGTCTGATGAGAAAAAAGACGCAGGATTTGAGAACGTTGAAAAAGTTGAAGTGGTTGAAGTAAAAGAAAGAGTTTCAACAGAGCAACAAACCGTTGTAAAAGATAAAGATAAAGAGCAGGTTTAA
- the map gene encoding type I methionyl aminopeptidase: protein MNNIPIRNEDEIQKLREACKLASDVLVMITPYVKEGVSTGELDKICHEYILANGATSASLGYHGFPKSVCISLNEVVCHGIPSDDKKLKKGDILNIDVTVIKDGYYGDNSMMYVVGEPSVRDKRLMEVTQESLYIGIRTVKAGIRLKEIGTAIQKYVEKEGFSVVREYCGHGIGTEFHCEPQVVHYAADDGGVVLKEGMVFTIEPMVNSGKKEIRLMGDGWTVKTKDRSHSAQYEHQIVVTKDGCEVLTIRDEEIQVGRISRIMQNV from the coding sequence ATGAATAATATCCCAATTAGAAATGAAGACGAAATCCAAAAATTACGTGAAGCCTGTAAATTAGCCTCAGATGTGCTGGTGATGATCACGCCGTATGTTAAAGAAGGCGTGAGTACAGGTGAATTAGATAAAATTTGCCACGAATATATTTTGGCAAACGGTGCAACCTCTGCGAGTCTTGGTTATCACGGCTTCCCAAAATCAGTATGTATCTCGCTAAATGAAGTGGTTTGCCACGGTATTCCGAGTGATGATAAAAAACTGAAAAAAGGCGATATTCTAAATATTGATGTAACGGTAATTAAAGATGGCTATTATGGCGACAATTCAATGATGTATGTGGTAGGCGAGCCAAGCGTGCGTGATAAACGCTTAATGGAAGTTACTCAAGAATCCCTTTACATCGGCATTCGTACGGTAAAAGCAGGTATCCGCTTAAAAGAGATCGGCACTGCAATTCAAAAGTATGTGGAAAAAGAGGGCTTCTCTGTTGTGCGTGAATATTGCGGACACGGTATCGGCACTGAGTTCCATTGCGAGCCGCAAGTCGTGCATTATGCAGCAGACGATGGCGGTGTTGTGTTAAAAGAGGGAATGGTTTTTACCATTGAGCCAATGGTCAATTCAGGGAAAAAAGAGATCCGTTTAATGGGCGATGGGTGGACAGTAAAAACCAAAGACCGCAGTCATTCTGCTCAATACGAACACCAAATTGTGGTTACTAAAGACGGTTGTGAAGTGCTAACAATTCGTGATGAAGAAATTCAAGTCGGGAGAATTAGTCGTATAATGCAAAATGTGTAA
- a CDS encoding ubiquinone biosynthesis accessory factor UbiJ has product MLNELKQQLMFPQFAFGLIETAFNALLKRSPHIEPNLRKLAGKVLKIELTSPKIDFFILFGENRTDWLGSYEGEPDCSVQLVFETLPKLADKQKLTDLINNKSLVLNGDIQVLQHFTTLLEQLEKDPAELLSPFVGDVVAQISTDFAKKLFHKAKAQFTQNNQHLVGNLMQERPVLVHRLQALNFYDQVEELAQQAVKLEQKFAKLGIH; this is encoded by the coding sequence ATGTTAAATGAACTTAAACAACAATTGATGTTTCCTCAATTTGCTTTTGGGTTGATTGAAACGGCATTTAATGCGTTACTTAAACGCTCACCACATATTGAGCCTAACCTACGTAAATTAGCAGGAAAAGTGCTGAAAATTGAGCTAACTTCGCCAAAAATAGATTTTTTTATCCTGTTTGGTGAAAATCGAACAGATTGGCTAGGTAGCTATGAAGGCGAGCCAGATTGTTCTGTACAATTGGTGTTTGAAACACTCCCTAAACTGGCAGATAAACAAAAACTCACCGACTTAATCAATAATAAATCGCTCGTGCTAAATGGCGATATTCAGGTGTTGCAACATTTCACCACGTTACTTGAGCAGTTAGAAAAAGACCCTGCGGAGTTGCTTTCCCCTTTTGTTGGCGATGTGGTGGCACAAATCTCAACCGATTTTGCGAAAAAATTGTTCCACAAAGCCAAAGCTCAATTTACGCAAAATAATCAACATTTGGTTGGAAACTTAATGCAAGAACGTCCGGTATTGGTGCATCGCTTACAAGCATTGAATTTTTACGACCAAGTTGAAGAACTTGCCCAACAAGCGGTTAAATTAGAGCAAAAATTCGCAAAATTAGGAATTCATTAA
- the ubiB gene encoding ubiquinone biosynthesis regulatory protein kinase UbiB: MQFRNIRRFYQIIHTFLRYGIDEAIPNLPITRKMKLGRTALFWVKNQHQDKPYGVRLRLALQELGPVWIKLGQMLATRRDLFAPELADQLALLQDNVEPFDGKIARQIMEQALGSSLETWFDDFNETALASASIAQVHTAKFNQNQPLAGKDVVLKVIRPGIEPVIKADLELMYKIARLIPKLSNDGKRLRAVEVVREYEKTILDELDLRKEMHNAVRLRANFENSEMLYVPEMYQDFCHKNLIVMERIYGIPVSNIAELEANGTDMKLLAERGVQVFFTQVFRDSFFHADMHAGNIFVNREHPENPQYIGIDCGIVGTLNHNDKRYLAESFVAFFNRDYRRVALMHVESGWTPPDTDIDKFEQAFREVCEPIFAKPLSEISFGHVLLNLFNVAREFNMEVQPQLVLLQKTLLYIEGLGRQVYPQLDLWQTAKPFLQNWLNEQVGVKAMMRDIKQRLPQYREHFAEFPEAMFKALQQQKQINFRLAEINESLKAQNSSGNSRFIVLLISAIVILGTFWKFESLPLWLSVSLLTIFPLALILSQRK, translated from the coding sequence ATGCAATTTAGAAATATTCGGCGTTTTTATCAAATTATCCACACTTTCCTCCGCTATGGCATTGATGAAGCCATTCCGAATCTACCTATTACTCGCAAAATGAAACTAGGGCGTACGGCGTTATTTTGGGTGAAAAATCAGCATCAAGATAAACCTTACGGCGTACGGTTGCGTTTGGCGTTGCAAGAGCTTGGACCTGTTTGGATTAAATTAGGGCAGATGCTTGCTACTCGCCGTGATCTTTTTGCTCCGGAGTTGGCTGACCAACTCGCCTTGCTACAAGATAATGTAGAGCCTTTTGATGGCAAAATTGCTCGTCAAATTATGGAACAAGCATTGGGTAGTTCGCTTGAAACTTGGTTTGATGATTTTAATGAAACAGCTTTAGCTTCAGCTTCTATCGCTCAAGTTCACACGGCAAAATTTAATCAAAATCAACCGCTTGCAGGCAAAGATGTGGTGCTGAAAGTCATTCGACCGGGCATTGAACCTGTTATCAAAGCTGATTTGGAGTTAATGTATAAAATTGCTCGGCTGATTCCTAAATTATCAAATGATGGCAAGCGTTTGCGTGCGGTTGAGGTGGTTCGAGAATACGAAAAAACTATTTTAGATGAGTTGGATCTACGCAAAGAAATGCACAATGCCGTTCGGCTGAGAGCTAATTTTGAGAACAGCGAGATGCTCTATGTGCCTGAAATGTACCAAGATTTTTGCCATAAAAATCTAATTGTGATGGAGCGAATTTACGGTATTCCGGTGTCTAATATTGCTGAATTAGAAGCAAACGGCACGGATATGAAATTGCTTGCCGAGCGAGGAGTGCAAGTGTTTTTTACCCAAGTATTTCGTGATAGTTTTTTCCACGCGGATATGCACGCGGGCAATATTTTTGTAAACCGAGAACACCCTGAAAATCCACAATATATTGGTATTGATTGTGGTATTGTTGGTACGCTTAATCATAACGACAAACGCTATTTGGCAGAAAGTTTTGTGGCGTTTTTCAATCGAGATTATCGCCGAGTAGCGTTGATGCACGTGGAATCAGGTTGGACACCACCGGATACTGATATTGATAAATTCGAGCAAGCATTTCGTGAAGTTTGTGAGCCTATTTTTGCAAAACCACTGTCTGAAATTTCATTTGGGCACGTTTTATTGAATCTCTTTAATGTGGCAAGAGAATTTAATATGGAAGTCCAGCCGCAGTTGGTGCTTTTGCAAAAAACGCTTCTCTATATTGAGGGCTTAGGCAGACAAGTTTATCCACAGCTAGATTTATGGCAAACCGCTAAGCCGTTTTTACAAAATTGGCTGAACGAGCAAGTTGGCGTGAAAGCGATGATGCGCGATATTAAACAGCGTTTACCGCAATATCGCGAACATTTTGCGGAATTTCCTGAAGCGATGTTTAAAGCCTTGCAGCAACAAAAACAGATTAATTTTAGGTTGGCTGAGATTAATGAAAGCCTTAAAGCCCAAAATTCAAGCGGCAATAGTCGTTTTATTGTACTTTTAATCTCTGCAATTGTGATCCTTGGCACATTTTGGAAATTTGAATCTTTGCCTCTGTGGCTGAGTGTGTCATTATTAACCATATTTCCGCTGGCATTGATTTTGAGCCAACGCAAATAA
- the tatB gene encoding Sec-independent protein translocase protein TatB: MFDVGFSELVLIMIVGLVVLGPKRMPIAIRTVMGWVSTIRGLAANVQNELSQELKLQELKESIKKAEELNLSSLSPELSKTVEDLKNSATQLQDSINSAKSEFDNNAATSATVPKLSDEQVAEIQQKIEQESQELEAQELQKIAENQPLAVDDLSEKLPSSNAESELSPDEIAELAEMEEALVDMSAYYPPDDDLATPATTETAKKSEAEYGRS, encoded by the coding sequence GTGTTTGATGTAGGTTTTTCTGAATTAGTACTGATTATGATTGTGGGCTTAGTGGTGCTAGGTCCAAAACGTATGCCGATTGCGATTAGAACCGTGATGGGCTGGGTAAGTACAATTCGAGGTTTAGCCGCAAACGTGCAAAATGAACTGTCTCAAGAACTTAAATTGCAGGAATTGAAAGAGAGTATTAAAAAAGCGGAAGAGCTTAATTTGAGTTCTCTGTCACCTGAATTGAGTAAAACCGTAGAAGATTTGAAAAACTCGGCGACTCAGTTGCAAGATTCGATTAATTCTGCAAAAAGTGAGTTTGATAACAATGCTGCAACATCAGCAACAGTTCCAAAACTGAGCGATGAGCAGGTGGCGGAAATCCAACAAAAAATTGAGCAGGAAAGCCAAGAGTTAGAAGCTCAAGAATTGCAAAAAATAGCAGAAAATCAACCGCTTGCAGTTGATGATTTATCTGAGAAATTGCCATCTTCTAATGCAGAAAGCGAATTATCGCCAGATGAAATTGCAGAATTAGCTGAAATGGAAGAAGCACTGGTGGATATGTCGGCTTACTACCCACCAGATGACGATTTAGCAACACCGGCTACAACTGAAACAGCGAAGAAATCGGAGGCAGAATATGGCAGAAGTTGA
- a CDS encoding pirin family protein, whose product MLQLRKANERGNGSFDWLESYHTFSFANYYDPKHIHFSHLRVINEDFIAPNYGFGKHPHDNMEILTYVLNGRVAHEDSMGNKTEVKAGEFQIMSAGTGIFHSEVNPSSEETLHLYQIWIIPNQKDVTPRYSQDKFAPKEGATLILSPNAEDGSFKIYQDMKLWRYQYPTTKTEQVTLNRNRSYWLQVVRGNLTVNGVELTTSDALGIRQEDLLEINAQDDVEFLLFDLV is encoded by the coding sequence ATGTTACAACTTAGAAAAGCAAACGAACGCGGCAACGGTTCTTTCGACTGGCTTGAGAGCTATCACACTTTTTCATTCGCCAATTATTATGATCCGAAGCATATCCATTTTTCTCATTTACGCGTGATTAACGAAGACTTCATCGCCCCAAATTATGGCTTCGGCAAACACCCGCACGACAATATGGAAATCTTAACTTATGTATTAAACGGACGTGTGGCTCACGAAGACAGTATGGGCAATAAAACCGAAGTAAAAGCAGGCGAATTTCAAATTATGTCGGCAGGCACAGGGATTTTCCATTCGGAAGTAAACCCATCTTCAGAAGAAACCCTACACCTTTATCAAATTTGGATTATTCCAAATCAGAAAGATGTTACTCCACGCTACAGCCAAGACAAATTTGCTCCGAAAGAGGGGGCAACGTTAATTCTTTCGCCAAACGCAGAAGATGGTTCATTCAAAATTTATCAAGATATGAAATTGTGGCGTTACCAATACCCAACAACAAAAACAGAGCAAGTTACGCTTAACCGCAATCGCAGCTATTGGTTACAAGTAGTAAGAGGAAATTTAACTGTAAACGGCGTTGAGCTAACCACAAGCGATGCCTTAGGCATTCGCCAAGAAGATTTGTTAGAAATTAACGCTCAAGATGACGTAGAATTTTTACTGTTTGACTTAGTATAA
- the hemB gene encoding porphobilinogen synthase, which yields MQVIQSQFPLRRMRRLRKHDFSRRLVAENQLTVNDLIYPVFVIEGENQRVQVPSMPGVERLTIDQLLVEAEELVKYGVPAVALFPVVGDAKKSLMAEEAYNPEGLAQRAVRALKAKFPELGVITDVALDPFTTHGQDGIIDETGYVINDVTTEVLVKQALSHAEAGADIVAPSDMMDGRIGEIREALEANGFINTQIMAYSAKYASNYYGPFRDAVGSAGNLKGGNKYTYQVDPANGNEGLHEVAMDIQEGADMVMVKPGMPYLDMVWRVKENFGVPTFAYQVSGEYAMHMAAIQNGWLKERECIMEGLLCFKRAGADGILTYFAKRVAKWLYEDAQSK from the coding sequence ATGCAAGTAATTCAATCTCAATTCCCTTTACGCCGTATGCGTCGTTTACGCAAACACGATTTTAGCCGCCGTTTAGTGGCAGAAAACCAATTAACTGTGAATGATTTAATTTATCCTGTATTTGTGATTGAAGGTGAAAATCAGCGTGTGCAAGTGCCTTCAATGCCGGGAGTAGAACGTTTAACTATCGATCAGCTTTTAGTTGAAGCAGAAGAACTCGTAAAATATGGTGTACCCGCAGTGGCATTATTCCCTGTGGTGGGCGATGCGAAAAAATCGCTAATGGCAGAAGAGGCTTATAACCCTGAAGGCTTAGCTCAGCGTGCAGTGCGTGCATTAAAAGCAAAATTCCCAGAGTTAGGTGTGATTACTGATGTCGCCTTAGATCCATTTACCACTCACGGACAAGACGGCATTATTGATGAGACAGGTTATGTAATAAATGACGTTACCACAGAAGTGCTGGTAAAACAGGCGTTATCACACGCAGAAGCAGGAGCAGATATTGTTGCTCCAAGTGATATGATGGACGGACGAATTGGCGAAATCCGTGAGGCGTTAGAGGCTAACGGTTTTATCAACACTCAAATTATGGCGTATTCCGCAAAATATGCCTCAAACTACTACGGTCCATTCCGTGATGCGGTAGGTTCTGCCGGCAATTTAAAAGGCGGCAATAAATACACTTATCAAGTTGATCCTGCGAATGGTAATGAGGGTTTACACGAAGTCGCAATGGATATTCAAGAAGGGGCGGATATGGTAATGGTAAAACCGGGTATGCCTTATTTGGATATGGTGTGGCGTGTAAAAGAGAACTTTGGTGTGCCAACCTTTGCCTACCAAGTTTCAGGCGAATATGCGATGCATATGGCAGCAATTCAAAACGGTTGGCTAAAAGAGCGTGAGTGCATTATGGAAGGCTTGCTCTGCTTCAAACGAGCAGGAGCAGACGGTATTTTAACCTATTTCGCGAAACGTGTGGCGAAGTGGTTATATGAAGATGCACAATCAAAATAA
- a CDS encoding sucrose-specific PTS transporter subunit IIBC: MNFPKIAEQTIAKLGGKENITTLAHCATRLRLTIADESKIDKEGIENIEGVKGQFSTSGQYQIIFGSGIVNNVYAEMQKQMGLADMSTSDVAAAGAANQPLLQRLVKGLADIFVPIIPAIVAGGLLMGIHSMLTAVGFFWEGESVVSRYPAIADLVDFINTVANAPFVFLPVLLGFSATRKFGGNPFLGAALGMLLVHPALADGWNYAKTLMEGNIKYWNIFGLEIEKVGYQGTVIPTIISAWVLATLEKTFRKFVPSYLDNLVTPMMSLFIAGILAFTVIGPFGREAGSAISAGLTWLYDSLGFIGGAIFGTFYAPIVITGMHQTFIAVETQLLAEVAQTGGTFIFPIAAMSNIAQGAACLGVAFAMKDAKVRGLAVPSGISALLGITEPAMFGVNLRYRQAFIAAMIGSGLASAFIAFFNVKAIALGAAGFLGVPSIKPDSLAMYSIGMVISFVVAFTISTVWVKRAQAKAK, translated from the coding sequence ATGAATTTTCCAAAAATCGCCGAGCAAACGATTGCAAAATTAGGCGGAAAAGAAAACATCACAACCCTTGCCCACTGTGCAACCCGTTTACGTTTAACTATTGCTGATGAATCAAAAATTGATAAAGAAGGCATTGAAAATATTGAAGGCGTAAAAGGTCAATTCTCAACCTCAGGTCAATACCAAATCATTTTCGGCTCAGGTATTGTGAATAACGTTTATGCTGAAATGCAAAAACAAATGGGACTTGCAGATATGTCCACGTCTGATGTAGCAGCAGCGGGAGCGGCAAATCAACCATTGCTACAACGTTTAGTGAAAGGTTTAGCCGATATTTTCGTTCCAATCATTCCTGCTATCGTGGCAGGCGGTTTGTTAATGGGTATTCACTCAATGCTTACTGCGGTTGGCTTCTTCTGGGAAGGTGAATCTGTGGTAAGCCGCTATCCTGCTATTGCAGATTTAGTGGATTTCATTAACACCGTTGCAAATGCACCATTCGTATTCTTACCTGTACTTCTTGGTTTCTCCGCAACTCGCAAATTCGGCGGCAACCCATTCTTAGGGGCTGCTCTTGGTATGTTATTAGTTCACCCGGCACTCGCAGACGGTTGGAACTATGCGAAAACCTTAATGGAAGGTAACATCAAATATTGGAACATTTTCGGTTTAGAAATTGAGAAAGTAGGCTATCAAGGCACTGTTATCCCAACCATTATTTCTGCGTGGGTATTAGCAACCCTTGAGAAGACATTCCGCAAATTTGTACCAAGTTACTTGGATAACCTTGTTACACCAATGATGTCGTTATTCATTGCAGGTATTTTAGCATTTACCGTAATTGGTCCATTTGGGCGTGAAGCAGGTTCAGCCATCTCAGCAGGTTTAACTTGGTTATATGACAGCTTAGGCTTTATCGGTGGAGCTATCTTCGGTACATTCTATGCACCAATTGTAATTACTGGTATGCACCAAACCTTTATTGCGGTAGAAACGCAATTATTGGCTGAAGTGGCACAAACCGGTGGTACTTTCATCTTCCCAATTGCAGCAATGTCTAATATTGCACAAGGTGCAGCTTGTTTAGGTGTAGCATTCGCAATGAAAGATGCTAAAGTACGTGGTTTAGCCGTGCCATCAGGTATCTCAGCATTATTAGGGATTACAGAACCTGCAATGTTCGGGGTGAACTTACGCTACCGTCAAGCCTTCATTGCTGCGATGATCGGCTCAGGTTTAGCGAGTGCATTTATCGCATTCTTTAATGTAAAAGCAATTGCCTTAGGTGCAGCAGGTTTCTTAGGTGTACCATCAATCAAACCGGATAGCCTTGCAATGTACTCTATCGGTATGGTGATTTCATTTGTGGTCGCTTTCACTATCTCCACTGTGTGGGTAAAACGTGCACAAGCGAAAGCGAAATAA
- the ubiE gene encoding bifunctional demethylmenaquinone methyltransferase/2-methoxy-6-polyprenyl-1,4-benzoquinol methylase UbiE: protein MNNVQQPEQIEKLDQVAETTHFGFKTVAKEEKQQLVANVFHSVAGKYDLMNDLLSFGIHRVWKRFTIDCSGVRKGQKVLDLAGGTGDFTAKFSRLVGETGEVILADINSSMLEVGREKLRNLGVVGNVSYVQANAECLPFADNTFDCIVISFGLRNVTDKDKALRSMFRVLKPGGRLLVLEFSKPIIDPISQLYNFYSFNILPKVGEVVVNDAESYRYLAESIRMHPKQDELKSMMEQAGFESVNYYNLSAGIVALHRGYKF, encoded by the coding sequence ATGAATAACGTTCAGCAACCAGAACAAATTGAAAAATTAGATCAAGTAGCAGAGACAACCCACTTTGGTTTTAAAACAGTTGCCAAAGAAGAAAAACAGCAACTTGTGGCGAATGTGTTTCACTCGGTAGCAGGTAAATATGACTTAATGAATGACTTGCTCTCATTTGGTATCCACCGTGTATGGAAGCGTTTTACCATTGATTGCAGCGGTGTTCGTAAAGGACAAAAAGTGCTGGATTTAGCAGGCGGTACAGGTGATTTTACTGCAAAATTTTCTCGTCTTGTCGGTGAAACCGGCGAAGTAATTTTAGCGGATATCAACAGCTCAATGCTTGAAGTCGGGCGTGAAAAATTACGCAATTTAGGCGTAGTGGGCAATGTGAGCTATGTGCAGGCAAATGCTGAGTGCTTGCCTTTTGCCGATAATACTTTTGATTGTATCGTCATCAGCTTTGGTCTGCGTAATGTTACTGATAAAGATAAAGCTCTACGTTCAATGTTCCGAGTACTAAAACCGGGTGGTCGCTTACTTGTTTTAGAGTTTTCAAAACCGATTATTGACCCAATCAGCCAGCTTTATAATTTCTATTCGTTCAATATTTTACCGAAAGTTGGCGAAGTGGTGGTCAATGATGCGGAAAGCTACCGCTATTTGGCGGAATCTATCCGTATGCACCCGAAGCAAGACGAACTAAAATCGATGATGGAACAAGCAGGCTTTGAAAGCGTAAATTACTATAATTTAAGTGCGGGCATTGTGGCATTACACAGAGGTTATAAATTTTAA
- a CDS encoding 7-cyano-7-deazaguanine/7-aminomethyl-7-deazaguanine transporter: MHLNTYFSDESKFRSLILLSLFHIFIITISNYLVQITFEIKVPFTDWVIPTTWGTFTFPFIFLATDLTVRVFGAELARKIIFLVMLPALLISYIISVLFFETEFQGFAALSEFNLFVFRIALASFSGYVVGQFLDIFVFNRLRQGKSWWLAPMCSTIFGTLIDTFVFFAVAFYKSSDEYMAEHWFTIGSVDYAFKLFVSLLLFLPLYGVVLNFIMKKLDLK, translated from the coding sequence ATGCATCTTAATACTTACTTTTCAGACGAAAGCAAATTTCGTTCGCTGATTTTACTTTCCCTTTTCCACATTTTTATTATTACCATCAGTAACTATTTAGTACAGATTACGTTTGAAATAAAAGTGCCATTTACTGATTGGGTGATTCCGACTACTTGGGGAACTTTCACTTTCCCGTTTATTTTCTTAGCCACAGACTTAACCGTACGAGTGTTTGGGGCAGAGCTGGCTCGAAAAATTATTTTTCTTGTAATGTTGCCTGCGTTGCTTATTAGTTACATCATTTCAGTGTTGTTCTTTGAAACCGAATTTCAAGGCTTTGCTGCTTTATCTGAATTTAATCTTTTTGTTTTCCGAATTGCATTAGCCAGTTTTAGTGGCTATGTGGTGGGGCAGTTTTTGGATATTTTTGTATTCAACCGTTTACGTCAAGGCAAAAGCTGGTGGCTTGCTCCAATGTGTTCGACCATTTTCGGTACATTAATCGACACTTTTGTCTTTTTCGCAGTGGCATTCTATAAAAGTAGTGATGAATATATGGCGGAACATTGGTTTACCATCGGGTCGGTAGATTATGCGTTTAAACTTTTTGTGAGTTTATTACTGTTCTTGCCGCTTTATGGTGTTGTATTAAATTTCATTATGAAAAAATTAGATTTGAAATAG
- the tatC gene encoding twin-arginine translocase subunit TatC has product MAEVDESQPLISHLIELRNRLLRCFIFVLVVFCCLVYWANDIYTLLATPLTENLPEGATMIATNVATPFFTPIKLTIVVSVFLSVPFILYQVWAFVAPALYKQEKRLVYPLLVSSTLLFYCGVAFAYYVVFPLVFGFLTSTAPEGVTMATDISSYLDFVLTIFMAFGICFEVPVAIILLCWAGVTTPEDLREKRPYIIVAAFVIGMFLTPPDIFSQTLLAIPMCLLFEVGVLCAKFYRPKDDDEPSEQVAQ; this is encoded by the coding sequence ATGGCAGAAGTTGATGAGTCTCAGCCGCTGATTTCACATTTAATTGAACTTAGAAACCGATTATTACGTTGTTTTATCTTTGTTTTAGTTGTGTTTTGTTGCTTAGTATATTGGGCAAATGATATTTATACCTTATTGGCAACCCCTTTAACAGAGAACCTGCCTGAAGGTGCAACGATGATTGCAACCAATGTTGCAACGCCGTTTTTTACCCCAATTAAATTGACCATTGTTGTGTCGGTGTTTTTGTCTGTGCCTTTTATTTTGTACCAAGTTTGGGCTTTCGTTGCCCCTGCGTTGTATAAGCAGGAAAAACGCTTAGTTTACCCACTATTGGTATCAAGTACCTTGTTGTTCTACTGCGGTGTGGCTTTTGCTTATTATGTCGTGTTCCCATTGGTTTTCGGCTTCTTAACCTCAACAGCCCCTGAGGGGGTAACAATGGCAACCGATATCAGTAGCTATCTAGATTTCGTTTTAACCATCTTTATGGCGTTTGGTATCTGTTTTGAAGTGCCAGTGGCTATTATCTTGTTATGTTGGGCGGGTGTAACGACACCTGAAGATTTAAGAGAAAAACGCCCATATATTATCGTGGCTGCTTTTGTAATCGGTATGTTCCTTACGCCACCTGATATTTTCTCACAAACCTTATTGGCTATCCCAATGTGCTTGTTGTTTGAAGTGGGAGTATTATGTGCCAAATTCTATCGTCCGAAAGACGATGATGAACCATCAGAACAGGTTGCACAGTAA